A genome region from Alicyclobacillus acidocaldarius subsp. acidocaldarius DSM 446 includes the following:
- a CDS encoding RNA degradosome polyphosphate kinase — protein MGTTMNLDHHAHFINREVSWLLFNERVAFEAARGDNPLFERLRFLAICASNLDEFFMVRVAGLKDQLKLGVGRPDNKTGMTAAQQLTEVANRAHAHVNHLYRLWNKTLLPALRKEGIDFTHPSQLTQAQRAHLEEYYHHHVFPVLTPLAVDASHPFPLLANRSLNIAVLLEPIAVRLPHESPLFAVVQVPSVLPRYLELPTGGRKRVFMLLEAVIEMFIDTLFPGHTVLEHACFRITRNADITVDEESAEDLLEEIEREVKKRNRGAAVRLEVQSSMSSELVETLRDWLELEAEDIYAIDGPLDLTFLMRFSAMPEYAHLRFPPISPQVPPDFIGETGLFEAIAKRDILLFHPYESFDPVVHFIHLAANDPQVLAIKQTLYRVSGNSPIVLALARAAENGKQVTVLVELKARFDEENNIVWAKKLEEAGCHVIYGLVGLKTHSKIALVVRREGERIVRYVHLSTGNYNDNTARLYTDLGMFTAREEFGEDASLFFNHLTGFADPPAWRRIATAPHGLKDAFLKLIHREIDHARAGRPARIITKMNALTDKDLILALFEASRAGVEIDLLVRGICCLRPGIPGVSDHIRVSSIVGRFLEHSRIYYFLNGGEEEYYLASADWMTRNMVSRVEILFPVLQDNLKQRLKHILDVQLRDNVNRWILAANGQYEKVEPKPGEPKVASQMQFYLEACGAADETAKALAESMIPRTPPRLLP, from the coding sequence ATGGGAACCACGATGAACCTGGACCATCACGCCCATTTCATCAATCGAGAAGTGAGCTGGCTTCTGTTTAACGAGCGCGTCGCGTTTGAGGCGGCCCGCGGCGACAACCCGCTGTTCGAGCGGCTCCGCTTTCTCGCCATCTGCGCGTCCAACTTGGACGAATTCTTCATGGTGCGCGTCGCTGGTCTGAAGGACCAACTCAAGCTCGGCGTCGGGCGCCCCGACAACAAGACCGGCATGACTGCCGCGCAGCAACTGACCGAAGTAGCCAACCGGGCCCACGCGCACGTAAACCATCTGTATCGCCTGTGGAACAAGACCCTGCTCCCCGCGCTTCGCAAGGAGGGCATCGATTTCACCCATCCAAGCCAACTCACACAAGCGCAGCGCGCGCACCTGGAGGAGTACTACCATCACCACGTCTTCCCGGTGCTGACGCCGCTCGCGGTCGATGCGAGCCACCCGTTTCCGCTCCTCGCGAATCGCTCGCTGAATATTGCGGTCCTTTTGGAGCCCATCGCCGTCCGCCTGCCCCACGAGTCGCCGCTGTTTGCCGTCGTGCAGGTGCCAAGCGTCCTGCCGCGATATCTCGAGCTGCCCACGGGTGGCCGCAAGCGGGTGTTCATGCTGCTCGAGGCCGTGATCGAGATGTTCATCGACACCCTGTTTCCCGGGCACACCGTGCTCGAGCACGCGTGCTTCCGCATCACGCGCAACGCGGACATCACGGTGGACGAGGAGAGCGCGGAGGATCTGCTCGAGGAGATCGAACGAGAGGTCAAAAAGCGCAACCGGGGCGCGGCGGTGCGGCTCGAAGTCCAGAGCTCCATGTCGTCCGAGCTCGTCGAAACCCTGCGGGATTGGCTTGAACTCGAGGCGGAGGACATCTACGCCATCGACGGGCCGCTGGATCTCACGTTTCTCATGCGCTTCTCGGCGATGCCCGAATACGCCCACCTTCGCTTCCCGCCCATCTCGCCGCAGGTTCCGCCCGACTTCATCGGGGAAACCGGCTTGTTCGAGGCCATCGCCAAGCGCGACATCCTGCTGTTTCACCCATACGAATCGTTCGATCCCGTCGTTCACTTCATCCACCTGGCTGCGAACGATCCGCAGGTCCTCGCCATCAAGCAGACGCTGTATCGCGTGAGCGGCAATTCGCCCATCGTTTTGGCGCTCGCGCGGGCGGCGGAAAACGGCAAGCAGGTGACCGTCCTGGTGGAGCTCAAGGCCCGGTTTGACGAGGAGAACAACATCGTGTGGGCGAAGAAACTGGAGGAGGCCGGCTGCCACGTGATCTACGGCCTCGTGGGGCTCAAGACGCACAGCAAGATCGCGCTCGTCGTCCGGCGCGAAGGCGAGCGGATCGTCCGGTACGTCCACCTCAGCACCGGGAACTACAACGACAACACCGCGCGCCTCTACACCGATCTCGGCATGTTCACCGCGCGCGAAGAGTTCGGGGAGGACGCGTCGCTCTTTTTCAACCACCTCACGGGCTTTGCCGATCCGCCCGCGTGGCGGCGCATCGCGACGGCTCCGCACGGCCTGAAGGACGCGTTTCTCAAGCTCATCCACCGCGAGATCGATCACGCCCGCGCCGGGCGGCCCGCGCGGATCATCACCAAGATGAACGCGCTGACCGACAAGGACCTCATCCTCGCCCTGTTCGAAGCGTCGAGGGCGGGCGTCGAGATCGATCTCCTGGTGCGCGGCATCTGCTGCCTGCGCCCCGGCATCCCCGGCGTGAGCGATCACATCCGCGTGTCGAGCATTGTCGGGCGCTTTCTCGAGCACAGCCGCATCTACTACTTCCTGAACGGGGGCGAGGAGGAGTACTATCTCGCGAGCGCGGATTGGATGACGCGCAACATGGTCAGCCGCGTCGAGATCCTGTTTCCGGTACTCCAGGACAATCTGAAGCAGCGCCTGAAGCACATCCTCGACGTGCAGCTCCGGGACAACGTCAACCGCTGGATCCTCGCGGCAAACGGTCAGTACGAGAAAGTCGAACCCAAGCCCGGCGAGCCGAAGGTCGCGTCGCAAATGCAGTTCTATCTTGAAGCGTGCGGCGCGGCGGACGAGACGGCGAAGGCGCTCGCGGAGTCGATGATCCCGCGCACGCCTCCGCGCCTCCTGCCGTAA
- a CDS encoding SPFH domain-containing protein, translated as MPQIRQVISTLTNDGKEIMGPDVLVYHYPDNSILNGSLLTVESNHFAVLKSRGAILNVYETGQYVIQTPDRPIIGAFQQAFFGGQSPWQYEVIYINRAKLILEVSGVAYSKEMAEMGYHVSCYVHVDTKEDALKLVQHMPMSGHYVSMKEVNWYAGPVIEQSINKIVQLTELERVNERMPEILELVKEHLQEFLSVYGLTLNDVKALVYPRDERMKELIALRAFGLSEIDAVRYYTAMIMAQKGVISAPNMAIGEPFFIGNPQVATDRITQVESKH; from the coding sequence ATGCCGCAGATTCGCCAAGTCATCAGCACGCTGACCAACGACGGCAAGGAGATCATGGGACCGGACGTGTTGGTCTATCACTACCCGGATAACAGCATTCTCAACGGCTCCCTGCTGACGGTGGAGTCGAATCATTTCGCGGTCCTGAAGTCGCGCGGCGCCATTTTGAACGTGTACGAGACGGGGCAGTACGTCATCCAGACGCCGGATCGGCCCATCATCGGCGCGTTCCAGCAGGCGTTCTTCGGGGGCCAGAGCCCGTGGCAGTACGAGGTGATTTACATCAACCGGGCGAAGCTCATCCTCGAGGTGTCGGGCGTGGCCTACTCGAAGGAGATGGCGGAGATGGGCTACCACGTGAGCTGTTACGTCCACGTGGACACCAAGGAGGACGCGCTGAAGCTCGTGCAGCACATGCCGATGTCAGGCCACTACGTCAGCATGAAGGAGGTCAACTGGTACGCGGGGCCGGTCATCGAGCAGTCCATCAACAAAATCGTGCAGCTGACCGAATTGGAGCGCGTCAACGAACGCATGCCTGAAATTTTGGAATTGGTGAAAGAGCATCTGCAGGAGTTCCTCTCGGTGTACGGGCTCACGCTGAACGACGTGAAGGCGCTCGTGTACCCTCGGGACGAGCGGATGAAGGAGCTAATTGCCCTCCGCGCGTTTGGACTGTCGGAGATCGACGCGGTTCGGTATTACACGGCGATGATCATGGCGCAAAAGGGCGTCATTTCCGCCCCGAACATGGCCATCGGTGAGCCGTTCTTCATCGGGAATCCGCAGGTCGCGACGGATCGCATCACGCAGGTGGAGAGCAAGCACTGA
- a CDS encoding MFS transporter, giving the protein METWQRNLVVLWIGTLLTSASYSMVIPFLPLFLLKIGVHQHTDIWSGALYSAAFVAGAIAAPYWGSLGDRYGQKPMIVRAGFVLFVIYGLTAFVQHPWELLVLRTLQGLLSGYIPGSVALVGSNTPEDKVGYALSTISAASSAGGIVGPLLGGTIARLFGNRVAFGSASVLVLISTLLALVFVREMNKRRATSRPSVLGAIGGALHNKPLVTALSLNMVVSFSIMTIEPVLTLYIAELDPSASAKNASFLAGLVFSLAGIASVVFAPLWGKYADRIGFAKVLTIGLAGGAVWTFMQIPFHNIIAFAAVRFVYGAFFCAVYPAINGLIVRSTEATFRGRAFGLNQTANQIGNTVGPLVGGAIADATSIHGVFWVTGALLASVTAGAYALLRHPGLLPRSEQAPHTPTP; this is encoded by the coding sequence ATGGAAACCTGGCAACGAAACCTCGTGGTCCTGTGGATTGGGACGCTGCTCACGTCCGCGAGCTACTCCATGGTCATCCCGTTTTTGCCGCTGTTTCTGCTCAAGATTGGGGTGCACCAACACACCGACATCTGGTCCGGCGCACTCTACAGCGCGGCGTTCGTCGCCGGTGCCATCGCGGCGCCCTACTGGGGCTCGCTCGGGGATCGATACGGTCAGAAGCCGATGATCGTCCGGGCGGGCTTTGTGCTGTTCGTGATCTACGGCCTCACGGCCTTTGTGCAACATCCGTGGGAACTTCTCGTCCTTCGCACGCTGCAGGGGCTCCTGTCGGGGTACATCCCAGGTTCCGTGGCGCTCGTGGGGAGCAACACGCCGGAGGACAAGGTGGGTTACGCGCTGTCGACCATCTCCGCCGCGAGTTCCGCGGGCGGCATTGTCGGGCCGTTACTCGGCGGCACCATCGCGCGCCTGTTCGGGAACCGCGTGGCGTTTGGGAGCGCTTCCGTGCTCGTGCTCATCTCGACCCTGCTCGCCCTCGTCTTCGTGCGAGAGATGAACAAACGGCGCGCCACGTCCCGGCCCTCCGTGCTTGGCGCCATTGGCGGGGCGCTTCACAACAAGCCGCTTGTCACGGCGCTCTCGCTGAACATGGTCGTCTCGTTCTCCATCATGACCATCGAGCCGGTCTTGACCCTGTATATCGCCGAGCTCGATCCGTCCGCGAGCGCGAAGAACGCCTCGTTTCTCGCGGGGCTCGTGTTTTCGCTCGCCGGGATCGCGAGCGTGGTGTTCGCGCCGCTCTGGGGCAAGTACGCGGACCGCATCGGCTTCGCGAAGGTGCTCACCATCGGCCTCGCGGGCGGGGCGGTGTGGACGTTCATGCAGATCCCGTTTCACAACATCATCGCCTTCGCGGCCGTGCGCTTCGTGTACGGCGCGTTCTTCTGCGCGGTGTACCCGGCCATCAACGGGCTCATCGTGCGCTCGACCGAAGCCACGTTCCGCGGCCGCGCCTTCGGGCTGAATCAGACGGCCAACCAGATTGGCAACACGGTCGGGCCCCTTGTAGGCGGCGCCATCGCGGACGCGACGAGCATCCACGGCGTGTTTTGGGTGACCGGCGCGCTGCTCGCCAGCGTCACCGCGGGCGCCTACGCGCTCCTGCGCCACCCAGGCCTTCTGCCGCGAAGCGAGCAGGCGCCGCACACGCCGACCCCGTGA
- a CDS encoding spore coat protein yields the protein MQQQPNMQPHMQGNMMPNAQAGSQGQGQNAPNAPFGAHEIIGMNEVLQATSANAEVLNFLAHHAQDPQVRQLLERQAQAMEQHYVEGVRVLQTNSPMGGQGYQTSMHTQPKLGLRHPTYPAPNLQAQAPSDRAICAVALNLHKFGAMMCTMFALECANPQFRTFLMTSASLCDRMAYDLFAYMNQKGDYQVATLQKNTTQTMIDSYQMPGGMAQPGMPQTPNVQ from the coding sequence ATGCAGCAGCAGCCGAACATGCAGCCCCACATGCAGGGCAACATGATGCCGAATGCCCAGGCGGGATCGCAGGGACAGGGCCAAAACGCGCCCAACGCGCCGTTTGGCGCGCACGAGATCATCGGGATGAACGAGGTCCTGCAGGCCACGTCGGCGAATGCCGAGGTCCTGAATTTCCTCGCGCATCACGCGCAGGACCCTCAGGTGCGCCAGCTGCTCGAGCGCCAGGCCCAGGCCATGGAGCAACACTATGTGGAGGGCGTGCGCGTCCTGCAGACCAACAGCCCCATGGGCGGACAGGGTTACCAGACGTCGATGCACACGCAGCCGAAGCTCGGGCTTCGTCATCCCACCTATCCCGCGCCCAACCTGCAGGCGCAGGCGCCGTCCGATCGCGCTATCTGCGCCGTCGCCCTCAACCTGCACAAGTTCGGCGCGATGATGTGCACCATGTTCGCCTTGGAGTGCGCCAATCCGCAATTTCGCACGTTCCTCATGACGAGCGCCAGCCTGTGCGACCGCATGGCGTACGATCTGTTTGCCTACATGAATCAAAAAGGAGACTACCAGGTCGCGACGCTGCAGAAGAACACGACGCAGACGATGATCGACTCGTATCAGATGCCCGGCGGGATGGCGCAGCCCGGCATGCCACAGACGCCGAACGTCCAATGA
- a CDS encoding DeoR/GlpR family DNA-binding transcription regulator, with product MRTVYPKERQRVLLELLAQHGFASYRQLAERLGVSEITVRRDMKALEAQGLVETAFGGGQVARAARELPYTDKRILQIPEKIAIAKAALRQIESGMTIAIAAGTTTWVLAQHIAGFQNLTFLTNSVNVATELSKNGYRDIFLTGGQFRTPSDALVGPVAEHMIRQFRADILFVGASGLHVDHGLSTPNVLEAAVNRAMMERAARVVVLADHTKWGVESLMSFAKLSEIDALITDRWPGEAEAAALAECDVDLIVADAPNAESSKRGDAQ from the coding sequence GTGAGAACGGTGTATCCGAAGGAACGGCAGCGCGTGCTCTTGGAGCTGCTCGCCCAGCACGGCTTCGCGTCTTACCGCCAATTGGCGGAACGGCTCGGCGTGTCCGAGATCACGGTTCGCCGGGACATGAAAGCGCTCGAGGCGCAGGGCCTCGTCGAGACCGCGTTTGGCGGCGGTCAGGTGGCGCGCGCGGCCCGTGAACTCCCGTACACCGACAAGCGCATTCTCCAGATCCCGGAGAAAATCGCCATCGCCAAGGCCGCGCTTCGGCAGATTGAATCCGGCATGACCATCGCCATCGCCGCGGGCACCACCACGTGGGTCCTCGCGCAACACATCGCAGGTTTTCAGAATCTGACGTTTCTCACCAATTCCGTGAATGTCGCCACGGAGTTGAGCAAGAACGGCTACCGAGACATCTTCCTCACAGGCGGCCAGTTTCGAACGCCGAGCGACGCCCTCGTGGGCCCCGTGGCCGAGCACATGATCCGCCAATTCCGCGCGGACATCCTGTTTGTTGGCGCGAGCGGCCTGCACGTCGATCACGGCCTGTCGACGCCCAACGTGCTCGAAGCCGCGGTCAACCGGGCGATGATGGAACGCGCCGCGCGCGTCGTGGTGCTCGCCGACCACACCAAGTGGGGTGTGGAGTCGCTCATGAGCTTCGCGAAGCTCAGCGAGATCGACGCGCTCATCACGGACCGATGGCCGGGCGAGGCGGAGGCGGCCGCCCTCGCGGAATGCGACGTGGATCTCATCGTCGCCGATGCGCCAAACGCCGAATCCTCCAAACGAGGTGATGCCCAATGA
- the galT gene encoding galactose-1-phosphate uridylyltransferase produces MTELRYNPLLRDWTMVASNRHKRPNLPKDNCPFCPGSGKVPDDYDVLAYDNDFPALSPNPPQPDDVATELYRVEPAYGKCEVILYSKEHTTTLPELPVAHIRKLVDLWTERFRDLASNPRHQYVLIFENRGPEVGVTMPHPHGQIYAYPYVPQKLRVEIESFAAHRKETGRCLMCDINREEVAFGKRMLEGTEHFYAYIPFFTDYPYGAFIASKRHVGSLLEFTDDERTDLARILKRVTSGMDALFDREFPYMMVLHQSPVNQAESVDFHFHIEFYPPLQTATRLKYLASSETGAWAPCNPMAVEATAPQLREAIQKRKEANRHVDPLA; encoded by the coding sequence ATGACCGAGCTTCGGTACAACCCACTGCTGCGCGACTGGACGATGGTGGCGTCGAATCGCCACAAGCGCCCCAATTTGCCGAAGGACAATTGCCCGTTCTGCCCGGGATCGGGCAAGGTGCCCGACGACTACGACGTCCTGGCGTACGACAACGACTTTCCCGCGCTGTCTCCCAACCCGCCGCAGCCGGACGACGTGGCGACGGAGCTTTACCGCGTTGAACCCGCTTACGGAAAATGCGAAGTCATTTTATACTCAAAGGAGCACACCACGACACTGCCTGAACTGCCGGTTGCGCACATTCGCAAGCTCGTGGATCTGTGGACCGAGCGCTTTCGCGATCTGGCCTCGAATCCACGCCACCAGTACGTGCTGATCTTCGAGAATCGCGGCCCTGAGGTCGGCGTGACCATGCCGCACCCACACGGGCAGATCTACGCCTACCCGTACGTGCCGCAGAAGCTCAGGGTCGAGATCGAATCGTTCGCGGCACACCGGAAGGAGACCGGCCGCTGCCTCATGTGTGACATCAACCGCGAAGAGGTCGCGTTCGGCAAGCGGATGCTGGAAGGAACCGAGCACTTTTACGCGTACATCCCGTTCTTCACCGACTATCCGTACGGCGCGTTCATCGCTTCCAAGCGGCACGTCGGCAGCCTGCTGGAGTTCACGGACGACGAGCGGACCGATCTCGCCCGCATCCTGAAGCGCGTCACGAGCGGCATGGATGCGCTGTTTGACCGCGAGTTTCCGTACATGATGGTGCTTCACCAGAGCCCGGTGAACCAGGCGGAGTCCGTCGACTTTCACTTTCACATCGAGTTTTACCCGCCACTGCAGACGGCCACGCGCCTGAAGTACCTCGCGTCGTCGGAGACGGGCGCCTGGGCGCCGTGCAACCCGATGGCCGTCGAGGCAACCGCGCCGCAATTGCGGGAAGCGATTCAGAAGCGAAAGGAAGCGAACCGACATGTCGATCCCCTGGCCTGA